GCTTCGACCTGTCGTTGCCGCCGTTTTCTTCGTCCTCGTCAGTTTCGCCGTCCGCCGCGTCGCCCGGTTCATCCCCGTTCTCCTCGTCGTCATCCATCGGGAGGCGTTCGAGCTCGTCGGCGCGTGCGTGGTTCGAACGGACCTTGGTGACCTTCACCCGGGCACGAGCGTCGGGGAGGACGCCGTCGACGAAGACGATGAACCCGTCGTCGGTTCGGCCGACGCCGGCCCCGCTCTCGTGGATGTCCGTCACGTCGACGATCAGCTCCTCGCCGATCTGCACGGGCTGGGATTTGAGCTCGCGGATGGGCTGGCTGTAGTGGTTGCACCACTCCGCGCCACCCCGGTTGCCGTAGTGTTGACACCCCATCCCGGCGACCCGCTCGGAGAAGCTGGGACATTCGTCGGCGAGTGGACAGTCCGCCATGCTCGCGGTAGCGTAC
This region of Halococcus saccharolyticus DSM 5350 genomic DNA includes:
- a CDS encoding TRAM domain-containing protein, encoding MADCPLADECPSFSERVAGMGCQHYGNRGGAEWCNHYSQPIRELKSQPVQIGEELIVDVTDIHESGAGVGRTDDGFIVFVDGVLPDARARVKVTKVRSNHARADELERLPMDDDEENGDEPGDAADGETDEDEENGGNDRSKRRQRLGSRENFWGG